One part of the Dysidea avara chromosome 10, odDysAvar1.4, whole genome shotgun sequence genome encodes these proteins:
- the LOC136268693 gene encoding uncharacterized protein yields the protein MASAECKMLSSLGEKNAAASRKWKSLSSDEKDRYNEAAAAMNSEDKTVDIKKEVKKLRDLLSLLVEHGNKIDGFDFVFVAVHEGNHITGGTKAGCDFLLKSGSHIPHSFLGYIASLQHYTDNSLPSTNAKQANSAESLRTAVQDIFNECYGAYTNDPKAVMPYKYISKYGITMEGLPEGVVLKPPGSYGKATLKEIIARKDLLRVTCSTGNIELDTSEEEPSIQCASTAVDPHHEVSSATTPSHDHTYYNALDTTRTVSSVPHSGCRNDEPLSVGSSVKLLKNSNIVGMGRILDGDSCVHGKAIPQDYIKLEITQILPETTLLFSTPFDDDYLIDGQITAWPKNQCIPIK from the exons ATGGCTTCTGCAG AGTGCAAGATGCTTTCTTCTTTGGGGGAAAAGAATGCAGCAGCTTCAAGGAAGTGGAAGTCTTTATCAAGTGATGAAAAGGATAGGTATAATGAAGCAGCAGCAGCCATGAACAGTGAAGACAAGACTGTTGACATCAAGAAGGAGGTGAAAAAGTTGCGTGATTTGCTCAGTTTACTG GTTGAGCATGGAAACAAGATAGATGGTTTTGACTTTGTTTTTGTGGCTGTGCATGAAGGCAACCACATTACTGGTGGTACAAAAGCTGGCTGTGATTTTTTGCTAAAGTCAGGTTCACACATACCACATTCTTTTTTGGGGTACATTGCTTCACTGCAACACTACACTG ACAACTCACTCCCATCTACAAATGCTAAGCAAGCTAACTCTGCTGAATCATTGAGGACAGCTGTCCAAGATATATTTAATGAGTGCTATG GTGCATATACTAATGACCCCAAAGCAGTAATGCCGTACAAGTATATTTCTAAGTATGGTATCACAATGGAAGGACTACCGGAAGGCGTTGTTTTAAAACCTCCTGGTTCTTATGGAAAAGCTACTCTTAAAGAAATAATTGCCAGGAAAGATCTTTTGCgtgttacat GTTCTACTGGAAATATTGAATTGGATACTTCAGAAGAAGAACCATCCATACAATG TGCCAGTACTGCTGTGGATCCTCATCATGAGGTGTCAAGTGCAACTACTCCAAGCCATGATCACACGTACTACAATGCTTTGGACACCACACGTACAGTCAGCTCTGTTCCTCATTCAGGTTGCAGGAATGATGAGCCACTTAGTGTAGGATCATCTGTTAAATTATTGAAGAACTCTAACATAGTTGGGATGGGAAGAATTTTAGATGGAGACAGCTGTGTGCATGGGAAAGCTATTCCACAAGATTATATCAAACTGGAAATTACTCAGATACTGCCTGAGACTACACTTTTGTTTTCCACCCCCTTTGATGATGATTATTTAATAGATGGTCAAATAACAGCATGGCCTAAAAATCAGTGTATCCCTATTAAGTAG